In Rhodoferax koreense, a genomic segment contains:
- a CDS encoding Bug family tripartite tricarboxylate transporter substrate binding protein has translation MADAIPFPAYPTRRQWLASAAATTALMPLALRAQAPAWPSKPLRIVVGFPAGTSPDLLARAIADPMARLLGQPVIVENRVGASGVLGADVLAKATDEHSFGVVGNAALTSAPLLNPRLPYRVQDLAPITVIGSSPLLIVASSRIAFDSPADFFKQARAAGDRWSYGSLGVGSGSHLITELLKANAGLQAVHVPFNGAPAVINAMIGGDIHLAVLPIGTALAQVQAGRIRGVAVTSASRSILAPEMPPLPDAGVAALNVEIWNAVMAPASLPKARRDVLAKAAVAVIRSDDLRHKLFQQGWRAEGTTPEALTQRIREDTALYREIIAARHITVDG, from the coding sequence ATGGCAGACGCGATCCCGTTCCCGGCGTATCCGACGCGCCGGCAGTGGCTGGCCAGCGCCGCGGCCACCACCGCCCTGATGCCGCTGGCGCTGCGGGCCCAGGCGCCGGCCTGGCCGAGCAAGCCGCTGCGCATCGTCGTCGGCTTCCCGGCCGGCACCTCGCCGGACCTGCTGGCCCGCGCCATTGCCGACCCGATGGCCAGGCTGCTCGGCCAGCCGGTCATCGTTGAAAACCGCGTCGGCGCCAGCGGCGTGCTGGGCGCCGACGTGCTGGCCAAGGCCACGGACGAGCACAGCTTCGGCGTGGTCGGCAATGCGGCGCTGACCAGTGCGCCGCTGCTCAATCCCCGCCTGCCTTACCGGGTGCAGGACCTGGCGCCGATCACCGTCATCGGCAGTTCGCCGCTGCTGATCGTCGCCTCCAGCAGGATCGCGTTCGACTCGCCGGCCGATTTCTTCAAGCAGGCGCGCGCGGCCGGCGACCGCTGGAGCTACGGCTCGCTCGGCGTCGGCTCGGGCTCGCACCTGATCACCGAACTGCTCAAGGCCAATGCCGGCCTGCAGGCGGTGCATGTGCCCTTCAACGGCGCGCCGGCGGTGATCAACGCGATGATCGGCGGCGACATCCACCTGGCCGTGCTGCCCATCGGCACGGCGCTGGCCCAGGTGCAGGCAGGCCGCATCCGTGGCGTGGCCGTGACCTCGGCCAGCCGCAGCATCCTGGCGCCCGAGATGCCGCCGCTGCCCGACGCCGGCGTGGCCGCGCTGAACGTGGAAATCTGGAACGCCGTGATGGCGCCGGCCAGCCTGCCGAAAGCGCGGCGCGACGTCCTCGCCAAGGCGGCGGTGGCGGTGATCCGTTCCGACGACCTGCGGCACAAGCTGTTCCAGCAGGGTTGGCGCGCGGAGGGCACGACGCCGGAGGCCCTGACCCAGCGCATCCGCGAGGATACGGCGCTGTACCGGGAAATCATCGCCGCCCGCCACATCACGGTCGACGGCTGA
- a CDS encoding CaiB/BaiF CoA transferase family protein, giving the protein MQPLKGLTVVTLEHAIAAPFATRQLADLGARVIKIERPGSGDFARGYDQRVRGLASHFVWTNRSKESLTLDVKHPEAAKLLQRLVLEKADVVVQNLAPGAAARLGMGYDKLSAVKPGLIVCDISGYGDDLARPGPYRDKKAYDLLIQSEAGFVSVTGTAEEPCKAGPSIADIAAGMYAYSNILAALMQRSQTGRGQRIDISMLESLAEWTSYPLYYAFDGAPPPPRTGASHATIYPYGPFPVGPAEQGANVMLGLQNEREWVSFCDKVLQQPALATDPRFTANFKRVAERVALRQIIVDTFSPLTVAEVEARLELAQIANARVNTMADVWAHPQLKARGRWTEVGSPQGMLPAMLPPGTWNEGPRMDPVPALGEHTDAILAELGYGAAEIALLREAKAI; this is encoded by the coding sequence ATGCAACCCCTTAAAGGCCTCACCGTCGTCACCCTCGAACACGCCATCGCGGCGCCGTTCGCCACCCGCCAGCTCGCCGACCTCGGCGCCCGCGTCATCAAGATCGAACGCCCGGGCTCGGGCGACTTCGCCCGCGGCTACGACCAGCGCGTGCGCGGCCTGGCTTCGCATTTCGTCTGGACCAACCGTTCCAAGGAAAGCCTCACCCTCGACGTGAAGCACCCGGAGGCCGCCAAGCTGCTGCAGCGCCTGGTGCTGGAAAAGGCCGACGTGGTGGTCCAGAACCTCGCACCCGGCGCGGCCGCCCGGCTCGGCATGGGCTACGACAAGCTGTCGGCGGTCAAGCCCGGCCTGATCGTCTGCGACATCTCGGGCTACGGCGACGACCTGGCCAGGCCCGGCCCCTACCGCGACAAGAAGGCCTACGACCTGCTGATCCAGAGCGAGGCCGGCTTCGTCTCGGTGACCGGCACGGCCGAAGAGCCGTGCAAGGCCGGCCCTTCGATCGCCGACATCGCCGCCGGCATGTATGCCTACAGCAACATCCTGGCGGCCCTGATGCAGCGCAGCCAGACCGGCCGTGGCCAGCGCATCGACATCTCCATGCTGGAGTCGCTGGCCGAATGGACCAGTTATCCGCTGTACTACGCCTTCGACGGTGCACCGCCGCCGCCGCGCACCGGCGCCAGCCACGCCACCATCTACCCGTATGGGCCGTTTCCGGTGGGCCCCGCGGAGCAGGGCGCCAATGTGATGCTCGGCCTGCAGAACGAGCGCGAATGGGTGAGCTTCTGCGACAAGGTGCTGCAGCAGCCCGCGCTGGCCACCGACCCGCGCTTCACCGCCAACTTCAAGCGCGTGGCCGAACGCGTGGCGCTGCGCCAGATCATCGTCGACACCTTCAGTCCGCTGACGGTGGCCGAGGTCGAGGCGCGGCTGGAACTGGCGCAGATCGCCAACGCCCGCGTCAACACCATGGCCGACGTCTGGGCCCATCCGCAACTCAAGGCACGCGGACGCTGGACGGAGGTGGGCTCGCCCCAGGGCATGTTGCCGGCGATGCTGCCGCCCGGCACCTGGAACGAAGGCCCGCGCATGGACCCGGTGCCGGCCCTGGGCGAGCACACCGACGCTATCCTGGCCGAGCTGGGCTACGGTGCCGCCGAGATCGCCCTGCTGCGCGAAGCCAAGGCCATCTGA
- a CDS encoding HpcH/HpaI aldolase/citrate lyase family protein — MSELLPVARTYLFVPGMRPERFGKALASGADAVVLDLEDAVAPEDKAAARSHIAGWLRDAAPQDRARAVVRINDAASAWFADDLAALSGTGVTQILLPKAEQAAQVAAVLQALPGVQVLALIESARGVAEVEQVAGAAGVTRLVFGTLDYALDLDLDIRHDAVGLGYAAARIAIASRLAGLAAPVAGVTPQFDDETRLLADLSLARCNGFGAKLCIHPGQVAPIHRALQPSEAELTWARRVLAADAATPGAARLDGRMVDLPVVRLARRTLLSAGR; from the coding sequence ATGAGTGAACTCCTCCCTGTGGCACGCACTTACCTGTTCGTGCCGGGCATGCGCCCGGAGCGCTTCGGCAAGGCCCTGGCCAGCGGCGCCGACGCCGTGGTGCTGGACCTCGAGGATGCGGTGGCACCTGAAGACAAGGCCGCTGCGCGCAGCCACATCGCCGGCTGGCTGCGGGATGCCGCGCCACAAGACCGCGCGCGCGCCGTGGTGCGCATCAACGACGCCGCGTCCGCCTGGTTCGCCGACGATCTAGCCGCGCTGAGCGGCACCGGGGTGACACAGATCCTGCTGCCCAAGGCCGAGCAGGCGGCGCAGGTCGCGGCCGTGTTACAGGCCTTGCCGGGCGTGCAGGTGCTGGCCCTGATAGAAAGCGCGCGCGGCGTGGCCGAGGTGGAGCAGGTGGCCGGCGCTGCAGGCGTGACCCGCCTGGTCTTCGGCACGCTGGACTATGCGCTGGACCTCGATCTGGACATCCGCCATGACGCGGTCGGCCTCGGTTATGCCGCCGCGCGCATCGCCATCGCCTCGCGCCTGGCCGGCCTGGCCGCGCCGGTGGCTGGCGTCACGCCGCAGTTCGACGACGAGACCCGGCTGCTGGCCGACCTGTCGCTGGCGCGTTGCAACGGTTTCGGCGCCAAGCTGTGCATCCATCCGGGCCAGGTGGCACCGATCCACCGCGCCCTGCAGCCCAGCGAGGCTGAGCTGACCTGGGCACGGCGCGTGCTGGCCGCCGATGCCGCCACGCCGGGCGCGGCCCGGCTCGACGGCCGCATGGTCGATCTGCCGGTGGTGCGCCTGGCCCGGCGAACCTTGCTGTCGGCCGGCCGCTGA
- a CDS encoding shikimate dehydrogenase family protein, producing MIHGSTRLITIVGSPVAQVKMPSIINFYFEEHGLDVALVPLDVPPAGIPDFIALLKQGRNLIGSIVTVPHKQAMAAGADHVTDRARLIGAVNVVRRTADGQLHGDHVDGFGFLNAARAHGFHPRGRSALVVGVGGAGGAIACALCETGIANLVLLDMNTERVQSLGTKLRAHFPQVQIGFACDDLAGVDFIAQATPMGMQAGDPLPLPQALLDTLTPRTLVGDAVTLPVITPLLAFAQSRGCRVQTGAEMSRSSMEFLGGFLGVMPAVDPLAMVSAPLPGPRAQTGGTSP from the coding sequence ATGATCCACGGCAGCACCCGCCTCATCACCATCGTGGGCTCCCCTGTGGCCCAGGTGAAGATGCCCAGCATCATCAACTTCTACTTCGAAGAGCACGGCCTGGACGTGGCCTTGGTGCCGCTCGACGTGCCACCGGCCGGCATTCCCGACTTCATTGCGCTGCTGAAACAGGGCCGCAATCTCATCGGCAGCATCGTCACCGTGCCGCACAAGCAGGCCATGGCCGCGGGTGCGGACCATGTCACCGACCGCGCGCGCTTGATCGGCGCGGTCAACGTGGTGCGGCGCACGGCCGATGGCCAGCTGCATGGCGACCATGTGGACGGCTTCGGCTTCCTCAATGCCGCCCGGGCCCACGGTTTCCACCCGCGCGGCCGCTCCGCGCTGGTGGTCGGCGTGGGCGGTGCGGGCGGCGCGATCGCCTGTGCCTTGTGCGAAACCGGCATCGCCAACCTGGTGCTGCTCGACATGAACACGGAGCGCGTGCAAAGCCTGGGCACCAAGCTGCGCGCCCATTTTCCGCAGGTGCAGATCGGCTTCGCCTGCGACGACCTGGCCGGCGTGGACTTCATCGCGCAGGCCACGCCCATGGGCATGCAGGCCGGTGATCCGCTGCCGCTGCCGCAGGCGCTGCTGGACACGCTCACGCCCCGCACGCTGGTGGGTGACGCCGTCACGCTGCCGGTGATCACTCCGCTGCTGGCCTTCGCGCAGTCGCGCGGCTGCAGGGTGCAGACCGGCGCGGAGATGTCGCGCTCGTCGATGGAATTCCTCGGCGGCTTTCTCGGCGTGATGCCCGCGGTGGACCCGCTGGCCATGGTGTCCGCGCCATTGCCCGGTCCGCGGGCGCAGACCGGAGGCACCTCGCCATGA
- a CDS encoding FAD-dependent oxidoreductase, with protein sequence MNIPTERYDVVVAGGGAAGVAAAVGAARMGARTLLVERYGFLGGAATNAQVLSYCGFFTGGQADAAPVRTIGGVGWELMQSLARMGFGIDPVRSKSGNQIIMIDAEALKVALDRLVLSQPIALQFHTRLVAAHRAGDRVQAVTVADHRGLHDIEAAAFVDATGEASLSVFAGVPMRQPGGPGAHLQPASLPVRIDGVPADVVFDRALMTRLVADYNATAELPIPRADGGVVMRLPVSNDIWWMTVDLDTDGISGADLARAETRAREQSWRFLEVLRKHPGFERAHLAATGPQLGIRESRRPFSARDVNGDDGLHGRRSGEGIARASWPMEVHLAPGRQRFVPIGGEGFFDVPYAAIQAQGVANLRLGGRVIGADAEAYGSVRVMGTAFATGQAAGVSAALLADDGAQGVVSTARVRRKLLGQGAIV encoded by the coding sequence ATGAACATTCCCACCGAGCGTTATGACGTGGTGGTGGCCGGTGGCGGCGCCGCCGGCGTGGCCGCGGCCGTGGGCGCGGCGCGGATGGGCGCGCGCACGCTGCTGGTGGAGCGCTACGGCTTCCTGGGTGGCGCGGCCACCAACGCGCAAGTGCTGTCGTACTGCGGCTTCTTTACCGGCGGACAGGCCGACGCCGCGCCCGTGCGCACCATCGGCGGCGTGGGCTGGGAGCTGATGCAGAGCCTGGCCCGCATGGGCTTCGGCATCGACCCGGTGCGCTCCAAGAGCGGCAACCAGATCATCATGATCGACGCCGAGGCGCTGAAGGTGGCGCTCGACCGGCTGGTGCTGTCGCAGCCGATCGCGCTGCAGTTCCACACCCGGCTGGTGGCCGCGCACCGCGCAGGCGACCGCGTGCAGGCCGTCACGGTGGCCGACCACCGCGGCCTGCACGACATCGAAGCCGCCGCTTTCGTCGATGCCACCGGCGAGGCCAGCCTCAGCGTGTTCGCCGGCGTGCCGATGCGCCAGCCGGGTGGCCCGGGCGCGCACCTGCAGCCGGCTTCGCTGCCGGTGCGCATTGACGGCGTGCCGGCGGACGTGGTGTTCGACCGCGCCCTGATGACACGGCTGGTGGCCGACTACAACGCCACGGCCGAACTCCCCATCCCGCGCGCCGATGGCGGCGTGGTGATGCGGCTGCCGGTGTCGAACGACATCTGGTGGATGACCGTGGACCTCGACACCGACGGCATCAGCGGTGCCGATCTGGCGCGTGCCGAGACGCGCGCGCGCGAGCAATCCTGGCGCTTCCTCGAAGTGCTGCGCAAACACCCCGGCTTCGAACGTGCGCACCTGGCCGCCACCGGCCCGCAACTCGGCATCCGCGAAAGCCGGCGGCCCTTCTCCGCGCGGGACGTGAACGGCGACGACGGCCTGCACGGCCGACGCAGCGGCGAAGGCATCGCCCGTGCGAGCTGGCCGATGGAGGTGCATCTGGCGCCTGGCCGCCAGCGCTTCGTGCCGATCGGCGGCGAGGGCTTCTTCGATGTGCCGTATGCCGCGATCCAGGCCCAGGGCGTGGCCAACCTGCGGCTGGGCGGGCGCGTCATCGGCGCCGATGCCGAGGCCTATGGCTCGGTGCGGGTGATGGGCACGGCCTTCGCCACCGGCCAGGCTGCCGGTGTGTCGGCGGCGCTCCTGGCCGACGACGGCGCACAGGGCGTTGTCAGCACCGCTCGCGTGCGGCGCAAACTGCTGGGGCAGGGGGCGATCGTCTGA
- a CDS encoding FAS1-like dehydratase domain-containing protein: MTEVTEDLRSWIGRSETLHDAVNPTPVIALTATLDHPAIDAAPGTLLPPLWHWLYFLPMHRQSEIGADGHAKRGGFLPPVPLPRRMWAGSQFEFRSPIRVGDRVARTSTIDDVTTKEGRTGKLVFVKVRHELRCNGAAEPALVEFHDIVYREAQNPSDVPPPPVAAPAEAAWRRRIVPDDVLLFRYSALTFNGHRIHYDRQYVTQVEGYPGLIVHGPLIATLLLDLLRRQVPGADVASFRFKAVRPTFDLNAFHVQGQPDADGKTVRLWASDHEGWLTMDATATLR; encoded by the coding sequence ATGACTGAAGTGACCGAAGACCTCCGATCCTGGATCGGCCGCAGCGAAACGCTGCACGACGCCGTGAACCCGACCCCGGTGATCGCCCTGACCGCCACCCTGGACCACCCAGCCATCGACGCCGCGCCCGGCACCCTGTTGCCGCCGCTCTGGCACTGGCTGTATTTCCTGCCGATGCACCGCCAGTCCGAGATCGGCGCCGACGGCCATGCGAAGCGCGGCGGATTCCTGCCGCCGGTGCCGCTGCCACGGCGCATGTGGGCCGGCAGCCAGTTCGAGTTCCGCTCGCCGATCCGCGTCGGAGACCGCGTCGCCCGTACGTCCACCATCGATGACGTCACGACCAAGGAAGGCCGTACCGGCAAGCTGGTGTTCGTCAAGGTGCGGCATGAGTTGCGCTGCAATGGCGCGGCCGAGCCGGCCCTGGTCGAGTTCCACGACATCGTCTACCGCGAGGCCCAGAATCCGTCCGACGTGCCGCCGCCGCCCGTGGCCGCGCCGGCCGAGGCTGCCTGGCGCCGGCGGATCGTGCCCGACGACGTGCTGCTGTTCCGCTACTCGGCGCTCACCTTCAACGGCCACCGCATCCACTACGACCGCCAGTACGTCACCCAGGTCGAGGGCTATCCCGGCCTGATCGTGCACGGCCCGCTGATCGCCACCTTGCTGCTCGACCTGCTGCGCCGCCAGGTGCCCGGCGCCGACGTGGCCAGCTTCCGCTTCAAGGCCGTGCGGCCGACCTTCGACCTGAATGCCTTCCATGTGCAGGGCCAGCCCGATGCCGATGGCAAGACCGTGCGCCTGTGGGCGTCCGACCATGAAGGCTGGCTGACGATGGACGCCACAGCCACGCTGCGCTGA
- a CDS encoding sulfite exporter TauE/SafE family protein produces MNFPLITDWHFYVVAVPAVLLLGMSKSGFGAGFGSLAVPLMAMAVTVPQAAAILMPVLLVMDVLGLAAFRRDFDYKLLKFLIPWGLAGTVVGTLLFKVLEPRMVAGIVGGFTLLFLAQRLVFPPRPDSPPPPKWVGALCTAMSGFTSFIAHAGGPPVNAYVIPLRLSPIHFAATMAAFFFFVNLSKWIPYAWLGLLDLRNFATSVVLLPLAPVGVWIGVHIARRIAQKTFYRLLYLGMLLTGCKLLWDSLV; encoded by the coding sequence GTGAACTTCCCCCTGATCACCGACTGGCATTTCTATGTCGTCGCCGTACCCGCCGTGCTGCTGCTCGGCATGAGCAAGAGCGGCTTCGGCGCGGGCTTCGGCTCTCTGGCCGTGCCATTGATGGCGATGGCCGTCACGGTGCCGCAGGCCGCGGCGATCCTGATGCCGGTGCTGCTGGTGATGGACGTGCTGGGGCTGGCCGCGTTCCGGCGCGACTTCGACTACAAGCTGCTGAAGTTTCTCATTCCGTGGGGCCTGGCCGGCACGGTGGTGGGCACGCTGTTGTTCAAGGTGCTCGAGCCGCGCATGGTGGCCGGGATCGTCGGTGGCTTCACGCTGCTGTTCCTGGCGCAGCGCCTGGTGTTCCCCCCGCGGCCCGACAGTCCGCCGCCGCCCAAATGGGTGGGTGCGCTGTGCACGGCCATGTCGGGCTTCACCAGCTTCATCGCCCACGCGGGCGGCCCGCCGGTGAACGCCTATGTGATCCCGCTGCGCCTCTCACCGATCCACTTCGCGGCCACCATGGCGGCGTTCTTCTTCTTCGTCAACCTGTCGAAATGGATACCCTACGCCTGGCTCGGGCTGCTGGACCTGCGCAACTTCGCCACCTCGGTGGTGCTGTTGCCGCTGGCGCCGGTCGGAGTGTGGATCGGCGTGCACATCGCGCGGCGCATCGCGCAGAAGACGTTCTACCGGCTGCTGTACCTGGGCATGCTGCTCACCGGCTGCAAGCTGTTGTGGGACAGCCTGGTGTGA
- a CDS encoding HupE/UreJ family protein, which produces MSTRSPLHLAIAAAVLALRPGRADAHGAVEGMNSFYAGLFHPFINLPQLLVLLGLGIWLGQTPPLRLKAPLLAFSLCSAAALFATTRLPAFMTPPAMLVALSLAFGLLIATAARPHRWLSTLMATAAALAVGLDSGVDGQPAPGALTLILLGTWIGTTVAVANLAYYTAICPERRWVQIGIRIAGSWLTAASVLVLAFHLRA; this is translated from the coding sequence GTGAGCACACGGTCGCCGCTGCACCTTGCCATCGCGGCGGCGGTGCTCGCGCTGCGCCCCGGCCGTGCGGACGCCCACGGCGCGGTGGAAGGCATGAATTCGTTCTATGCCGGGCTATTCCATCCGTTCATCAACCTGCCACAGCTGCTGGTGCTGCTCGGCCTGGGCATCTGGCTCGGACAGACGCCACCGTTGCGTTTGAAGGCGCCGCTGCTGGCCTTCTCGCTATGCAGTGCCGCAGCCCTGTTCGCCACCACGCGGCTCCCCGCCTTCATGACGCCACCCGCCATGCTGGTGGCGCTGTCATTGGCCTTCGGCTTGCTGATCGCCACTGCCGCCAGACCACACCGTTGGTTGAGCACCCTCATGGCCACGGCGGCCGCCCTGGCCGTGGGACTGGACTCGGGCGTGGATGGCCAACCCGCGCCCGGCGCACTGACGCTGATCCTGCTCGGTACCTGGATCGGCACCACCGTGGCGGTGGCCAACCTCGCCTACTACACCGCCATCTGCCCCGAACGGCGCTGGGTGCAGATCGGCATCCGCATCGCGGGCTCGTGGCTCACGGCGGCCAGCGTGCTGGTGCTGGCGTTTCACCTGAGGGCCTAG
- a CDS encoding sugar phosphate isomerase/epimerase family protein produces MSPVETGFGGSTFSFMWSETALSAMRRMRTLGLNDFDALMVPGHLWHDELDASARRALAAALKADGIRIESLNLPALDHNLASVVPEARAYAVALFTEALRLGADLGGQAVVAVPGRVSGLFAPPQPLSEDYLAHSLEALLKVAEPLGQKIYIESHPQTPIPTVDRIERFLQRIPHPLLQVAYDVSNAEYVGEDQADALRRLAGRLGQVHLSDGTRTSWRHDRVGLGTVDFAAVQRTLQEIGFAGVQVLEIIGSTPMPDIAASLAALERPSRRARP; encoded by the coding sequence ATGAGCCCCGTGGAAACCGGCTTCGGCGGCAGCACCTTCTCGTTCATGTGGAGCGAGACGGCGCTGTCCGCCATGCGCAGGATGCGGACCCTCGGCCTGAATGATTTCGACGCCCTCATGGTGCCGGGCCACCTGTGGCACGACGAACTCGATGCCAGCGCGCGCCGCGCACTCGCCGCTGCGCTCAAGGCCGACGGCATCCGCATCGAATCGCTGAACCTGCCTGCGCTCGACCACAACCTCGCCAGTGTGGTGCCCGAGGCACGCGCCTATGCGGTGGCCTTGTTCACCGAGGCGCTGCGGCTCGGCGCCGACCTCGGCGGCCAGGCCGTGGTGGCGGTACCCGGCCGCGTTTCGGGCCTGTTCGCGCCGCCGCAGCCACTCAGCGAAGACTACCTGGCCCATAGCCTCGAAGCCTTGCTCAAGGTGGCCGAACCCCTGGGCCAGAAGATCTACATCGAATCGCATCCGCAGACGCCGATTCCCACCGTGGACAGGATCGAGCGCTTCCTGCAGCGCATCCCGCATCCGCTGCTGCAGGTGGCCTACGACGTGTCGAACGCCGAATACGTGGGGGAAGACCAGGCCGACGCATTGCGCCGCCTGGCCGGGCGGCTGGGCCAGGTGCATCTGTCCGACGGCACCCGCACCAGCTGGCGCCACGACCGCGTGGGCCTGGGCACGGTGGACTTCGCGGCCGTGCAGCGCACGCTCCAGGAGATCGGCTTCGCCGGGGTGCAGGTGCTGGAGATCATCGGCAGCACGCCGATGCCCGACATCGCGGCCTCGCTGGCGGCGCTCGAGAGGCCCTCGCGGCGGGCACGGCCTTGA
- a CDS encoding HupE/UreJ family protein, with protein sequence MPTSDTTHGRNLQRLLMIATALVMPSLAQAHSEAGAVGGFISGFVHPISGWDHIAAMVAVGIWGAFLGAPAMWVLPVIFPMVMAFGGALGVLGVPMPFVETGIALSGIVLGGMIVFAARPPLWVAGVLVAVFAIFHGYAHGAELPHAANAVTYAVGFVIATGLLHLGGIAIGLLIRWEWGRVAVRGAGGVIAATGFAFLLGYL encoded by the coding sequence ATGCCAACCTCCGACACGACCCACGGCAGAAACCTCCAGCGGCTTCTGATGATCGCCACCGCGCTGGTGATGCCCAGCCTGGCCCAGGCCCATTCCGAAGCGGGTGCGGTAGGCGGCTTCATCAGCGGCTTCGTCCATCCGATCAGCGGCTGGGACCACATCGCCGCCATGGTGGCCGTCGGCATCTGGGGTGCTTTTCTCGGGGCGCCTGCCATGTGGGTGTTGCCCGTCATCTTCCCGATGGTCATGGCCTTCGGCGGTGCGCTCGGGGTGCTCGGCGTACCCATGCCTTTCGTGGAAACCGGCATCGCGCTGTCGGGCATCGTGCTCGGCGGCATGATCGTCTTCGCCGCCCGGCCGCCGCTGTGGGTGGCGGGGGTGCTGGTCGCCGTCTTCGCCATCTTTCACGGTTATGCCCATGGCGCCGAACTGCCGCATGCGGCGAATGCCGTCACCTACGCGGTGGGTTTCGTCATCGCCACCGGCCTGCTGCACCTGGGCGGTATCGCCATCGGCCTGTTGATCCGCTGGGAGTGGGGCCGCGTGGCCGTACGCGGTGCCGGCGGCGTGATCGCGGCCACCGGCTTCGCCTTCCTGCTCGGTTACCTGTGA
- a CDS encoding malonic semialdehyde reductase, whose product MTIDPASLDQLFLNARTANGFIDKPVPLALLQQAYDLARMAPTSMNTQPTRYVFLQSAESRARLLPALSPGNVEKTRLAPVTVIVATDTQFYEHMPQVWHGEGAREMFAGNTAMATATATRNGTLGGAYFILAARAVGLDCGPMSGFDIAKVNAEFFPDGRLQANFLINLGFADHSQEFKRNPRLSFEQACTVL is encoded by the coding sequence ATGACCATCGACCCAGCGTCCCTCGACCAACTGTTCCTGAACGCGCGCACCGCCAACGGCTTCATCGACAAACCCGTGCCGCTCGCGCTGCTGCAGCAGGCCTACGACCTGGCCAGAATGGCGCCGACCTCGATGAACACGCAGCCGACGCGCTACGTCTTCCTGCAGAGCGCCGAATCGCGCGCGCGGCTGCTGCCGGCGCTGTCGCCCGGCAATGTGGAGAAGACCCGCCTCGCGCCGGTGACCGTGATCGTCGCCACCGACACGCAGTTCTACGAACACATGCCGCAGGTCTGGCACGGCGAAGGCGCACGCGAGATGTTCGCTGGCAACACGGCCATGGCCACGGCCACCGCCACGCGCAACGGCACGCTGGGCGGTGCCTACTTCATCCTCGCCGCGCGTGCCGTGGGGCTGGACTGCGGACCGATGAGCGGCTTCGACATCGCCAAGGTGAACGCCGAGTTCTTTCCCGACGGCCGCCTGCAGGCCAACTTCCTGATCAACCTCGGCTTCGCAGACCACAGCCAGGAATTCAAGCGCAACCCACGGCTGTCGTTCGAGCAGGCCTGTACGGTCTTGTGA
- a CDS encoding alpha/beta fold hydrolase, translated as MQFRPRRHAWADDLAIMSYSGGQGPALVLLHGYPETHLGWLPAAQRLAAHFSVVMIDLRGYGDSIGPAPDAAHAGYSKRAMASDVARVMRELGHTRYAVAGHDRGGRVAHRLALDHPAEVRALVSLTVIPTAEMWRNMNRVAGLRAFHWFMLAQPAPLPETWLAADPDLFLDDALTRMTHGKPVIDPVALAEYRRCFRLPSVRLAMIEDYRAAAGYDLALDEADQAAGRRVTCPLLVIWQTGRYAQGETPVQIWRRWADGPVSGETLETGHLMMEERPQEVAETITRFLKEASA; from the coding sequence ATGCAGTTCCGCCCGAGACGGCACGCCTGGGCCGACGACCTGGCCATCATGTCCTACAGCGGCGGCCAGGGGCCAGCGTTGGTGCTGCTGCACGGCTACCCTGAAACCCACCTGGGCTGGCTGCCGGCGGCGCAACGTCTCGCGGCGCACTTCAGCGTGGTGATGATCGACCTGCGCGGCTATGGCGACAGCATCGGCCCCGCACCCGATGCCGCACACGCCGGCTACAGCAAGCGCGCCATGGCCAGTGACGTGGCACGCGTCATGCGCGAACTCGGGCACACGCGCTACGCCGTGGCCGGCCATGACCGCGGCGGCCGCGTGGCGCACCGGCTGGCGCTGGACCATCCGGCCGAGGTGCGCGCGCTGGTGTCGCTGACCGTCATTCCCACGGCGGAGATGTGGCGGAACATGAACCGCGTGGCCGGCCTGCGGGCGTTCCACTGGTTCATGCTGGCCCAGCCCGCGCCGCTGCCCGAAACCTGGCTCGCCGCCGACCCGGACCTGTTCCTCGACGACGCGCTCACCCGCATGACGCATGGCAAGCCGGTGATCGATCCGGTCGCGCTCGCCGAATACCGGCGCTGCTTCCGCCTGCCGAGCGTGCGCTTGGCGATGATCGAGGATTACCGCGCCGCCGCAGGCTACGACCTGGCGTTGGACGAGGCCGACCAGGCCGCCGGGCGGCGCGTGACTTGTCCGCTGCTTGTGATCTGGCAGACCGGGCGCTACGCACAGGGTGAGACGCCGGTGCAGATCTGGCGGCGCTGGGCCGACGGCCCGGTGTCGGGCGAGACGCTGGAGACCGGTCACCTGATGATGGAAGAACGGCCGCAGGAAGTCGCCGAGACCATCACCCGTTTCTTGAAGGAGGCTTCGGCATGA